The following nucleotide sequence is from Cellvibrio sp. PSBB006.
TTCTGCCAGGCAACTAAAAATTGCCCGACGATTACCAGCACGGATGATAACCTGCCGGCGACTAATTTATCGCTGGCCAATGTCAATGCTTACATCAAGTGGTTGAGCGATAAGTCAGGGCGACGTTATCGTTTACCGACGCTGGCAGAGTGGCAATATGCAGCCAAAGCTGGCAGCGGCCGTGCTGATCCTAATCGAAACTGTAAGCTTAATTCTCGTGGTATTCAAAAAGGTAACGCTTTGATCAAAGCAACGATCGGGCAACAGAATACCTGGGGTGTGGTAAATTACCTCGGCAATGCGCGTGAATGGGTGAATGATCGCGGTGCTTATCTTGCGGTTGGCGGTTCTTTTGAAACGGCCATGGAAGAGTGTGATTTTAATAGCAGCGTTCTTCATGATGGCCGCGCAGATGCAATCACCGGATTCAGGATATTGAGAGAAATAGATGGATAATCACCTTATATCCCATTAGCAGGCGGAAATTCCCTATGCTGGAAACAAAATATGCAGCGGTCATCAAGAATCTGTTTCAGGAATATTACAAACGCAATATTTCTATGGGAGAATACCGCGCCCAGCGCAAACGAATTCTTGATCAAATGGATGAAGAATTTAACGGCACAAAGAATACCGAGCCAAACGGTAATCAAGCGGATGATCAAGTGTTTTGATTAGGATTGTGTGTGCGAGATTCAATATCTAAACAATCAGTAGTGCAGCGAGAAATAAAGGTAAAAATATGGAACTGGTAACGTTTTTCCAATCCGGCGGGGCTTTCATGTACCCGATTCTGGTCGTGATGGCATTGGGGCTGGCAATAGCGCTGGATCGGTTGTTGTATCTGTCGCGTACAGCAAAGACCACGACAAAGATCTGGAAACAGATTAACCCTATGTTGAAAGCGAATGATTTCGGCAGGGCGCAACAATCTGTTGCTGACTCCAAAAATCCACTTGCGCGCGTGTTAAGTTATGGCTTCGCGCGCTTCAAGCCCAACGTAAAACGTGAGCAGATTGAATCTGCGATGGAAGAAGGCGTAATGGAAGTCATGCCTGAATTGGAAGAGCGGACACATTACCTGGCAACCTTGGCCAATGTCGCGACGCTGTTAGGATTGCTGGGCACGATTATTGGTCTGATTCAGGCATTTACCGCTGTGGCGGCGGCTGACCCGGCCGAGAAAGCAGACTTGTTATCGGCCAGTATTTCTGTGGCCATGAACACCACAGCGTTCGGATTGATCGTGGCGATTCCCTTGCTGTTATTACACTCCTACCTGGCAACGCGTACCAGTAAATTGATTGATACCATCGAGATGGCTGCGGTTAAGTGCTCAAACCTGATGGTAGACGAGTAACCCATGAAGTTTCCCCGGCGAAAACATCTTCAGGAGGCAGTGGAGCTAAATATCACCGCCTTCATGAACCTGATGGTTATTCTCGTTCCATTTCTATTGATCACTGCCGTGTTTTCGCGCATGACAGTGCTGGAACTCAATTTGCCCGCGCTGGATGAAGCGCAGGAAAATGCCCAGGAAGAGCTTAAGTTAGCGCTGCAATTGGTTGTACGAGAATCCAGTTTTGATATTCAGGATGCTAATTTAGGGCTGATTCGTCGTATTGAGCGTAACCCGGCCGCCGAAGACTGGAAAACATTTTCGCAAGTGCTAATCGAAATTAAATCGCGCTTCCCTGAAGAGCAAAATATTACATTGTTGTTGGAGCCAGGTGTCAGCTATAAAACCATGATAGAAGTGATGGATCATGTTCGCAGTGCTGATGTCGTGCAGTTGGCCAGCCTCGAAACGGTTGAGTTGTTCCCGGAAATTTCCATTGGCGATGCCCCCGCATTAACTATCGTGGAATCTGAGCAACCTTCAGCAACGGAGGCGCAACCATGAAGATGTCACGTCGCGCCCGGCGTATGGAACGTCACCATCAAAAAGCCAAGACGCCAGCGCTCAATCTGGTATCTCTGATGGATATCTTTACCATCCTGGTATTCTTTCTGTTAGTCAGTTCTTCAAACACGCAACAATTACCCAGCAGCAAAGATTTACGTCTGCCGACATCAAGTTCACAAACGGTTCCTGACGAAACACTGGTGATAGCGGTGACCCAGGAAGATGTGTTGGTAAAAGGCATCAGCGTTGCCAAGGTGGCGGAGGTTTTGGCTGGGTCGAATGAAGTCATACCGGGATTGAAAGAAGAATTGGATTTCTTGGCGGCAGGTTCAAATTCAAACCCAGCTGGCGAAGGCCAAGGTCGTCGAGTCACCATTATGGGTGACGAAAATATCTCATATGATCTGGTTCGAAAAATATTGACTACGTGCCAACAAGCCAACTACACACGCATTGCGTTTGCCGCTGTGCAAAAAGCCAAACCCAAGGCATAGACGTAAAGGTTTGTTTCAGTGAACAGCAAAAAGATGGACTCGGGATGGCAGCAGTAATTACCTACAAGCGATTAGCGCTGGATTGGCAGCCCGCAGACAAAAACACCCAAGGCTTTAATCGTCTTGCTGCGGCAGTGACGGTGGTGATTGTTGCTCTGGCGTTTGGCCTGTCATTTGTGCCCGTGCCGGAGAAAGAACGTCGCGCTCGTGTGGAGGTTCCCGACCGTATTGCCAAATTTATTGCTCAGCGAGAAAAACCACCTGTTCCAGTCCAACCCCCGCAACCAAAACCGGAACCCAAGCCTCTGCCCAAAGTTGAGCCCAAGCCAACGGTGGAGAGGCAACGTCCCAGTGAAGTAGAACGCAAGCCGCTGACAGAAACTGAAAAGCAAGCTCGCGAAGTAGCGGAGCAGAGTGGCTTGCTGGCCTTGTCTAGCGAATTAAATGATTTGATGGATACTACGGAAGCCAGCGCGCAAGTTGCCGGAAACCTATCCGAAGACTCATCAGGAGCCGATGCTATCGCCGGTCACGATGCCAATGTCATTACCGCTGGTGTTGCTGCCGGTGGGGGCGGAGTGGACTCCGGACGCTACACAGGTCAAGTGGGTGGAACCCAATTATCGGCTAGGGAAATCGCTAACGTCAGAAGCGGTTTGTTTGCAGAGGACGATGGCGAGGTTACAAATACAGCAGGAAAAACGGCTAATACCCGCTCTGGAAATGGTCGCTCGGAAGAAGATGTCACCATTGTCTTCGACAGAAATAAAGGTAGCCTCTATTCACTTTACGAGCGCGAGCGCCGTAAAACCCCCGGCCTGCAAGGCAAGATTGTTCTCCAGATTACTATTGCACCGAATGGAGAAGTCACCAACGTCAAGATTGTATCCAGTGAGCTGAACAATCCGGCATTGGAAGCCAGACTTATCAGCCGCATCAAGATGTTTAAATTCGAAGCCCATGATGTAGACCCGGTAACGGTGACTTACCCCATCGAGTTTTTACCCTCATAGACCATTGGAAAAAGGGAGTTTAATGGTGATATGGGAGCACATGACTTACGCACACTGTAGTCAATTTCCTACAGTCAGCCGTGGCACTAAAGGTTACAGTACCGACCTGCCACCACTCACCGACTCAATGTCAGGAACCTGGCTTTTTTGCCGGTGGCAGCCTCCTGAAATCGGGCATTCTGTTTATAACTTAAAGAGCAACTTTTAACGCCGTCACATTTGCACAATGTGACCCCTGTCATACTTTGCCTCGCTTGGGATATGATGAATTCGGCGCCTGCCCCAAGCTCTCAAGAAAGCCGTTAAAAAAGGAGTAACCATCGTCATGGCGATAGTGCAAGCACCGCAGTACTGGAAAACTAACATAATCATAATGGGACTGATCGCGGTGTTGACCGCCTGTGGCGGAGGCGGGGGCGGTAATGACGATGGCACCCCGCCATCAGTAAGTGATACCACACCTGACAGCTTCACATTCACTGCTGTAACTAATGCCGATGTAGATGCAGTCGTAGAGTCGAACAGCATTACCGTTGACGGTATCAACGCGGCCGCAACAATTAGCATCACCGGCGGCGAATATAAAGTTGCCTCTGGCGATTACTCCACTTCAAATAGCACGGTTACTGATGGGCAATCTGTCACAGTCAGGTTGACTACTGCAGAAAACGGCAATCAAACCAGCGAAGCTACCTTAACAATTGGCGGCGTCAGCTCAACCTTCATAGTGACTACGCGTCCGGACGATACAACACCGGATACCTTCTCTTTTCCCGCTGTCACTGGCGTTGCTGTAGAAACACAGACAACCTCGGAGGCCATCACGATAAGCGGTGTTAATACGGCAGCTGCAATCAGTATTACCGGCGGCGAATATAGTATTGCCGATGGAGCCTACACCAGTGCCAATGGCACGGTGACCAATGACCAAACAGTTTCCGTCAGGTTGACTAGTTCGATTGATACCAACACCGAAACACAAGCAGTACTAACGGTCGGTGAACTCTCCGCACATTTTTCTGTAACAACGGCTCCTGATACCACACCAGCTGATTTCAGTTCAGAGCTACTGCCAATTACTAACGCACAACTAGGCGCAATACTCACTTCAAATGTAATTACCGTTAGCGATATTGATGTAGCCGTATCAATCAGTATTGCTGGTGGCGAATACGCCATTGATGGTGGTGACTTCACTGCTGTTGCATCTACTGTGACCGAAGGACAGACGGTTGTATTGCGTGCAACCGCTTCTAGCAATCTGAATACACAGCAGACAGCGGTTTTGAATATCGGCGGTGTAGAAGGCAGTTTTGAGATTACAACGTTAGCGGATACCACAGCTCCAGTTGCTGAATTTATGTTTCCGCCACCGGTTTCTATGACCGAAGGCGATACTCTCAGAGTAAGGGGAAAGGTTCAGGATGATTACAGTAGCGTCGTGAGTGCGACTATAAGTGTTAATGGTATTGAGCAGACACTAGCAATTATACAAAACGAGGATGGCACAGTTTCATGGGATGTAACTGTGGGGTTGGTTGAAGGCGAAAACACGTTGGTTGTGTCGGCAATTGATGGCGAAGGTAATGATTCCTTTGAGGGGGAAGGTGTGGCACAAGTAAAGGTTCACCGCGATTCCACGCTAAATGGTTTTCCTGATTCTGAACCTCCATTGCTTGCTCCAACAGCAATGGTATATGACGAAAGTAATGATCGATTATTAGTTACTGGAGATGAAAGCATTTCAATAATATCCAGTATTGACGTACAAACAGGAGAACGTAGCTTATTTCTTGACTTAACTCAAATGCTCGGTGCGATACAAGATCTTTTAATAAATGAAGATAACGATAAATTATTCATCATGGATCAAGCTAGCATTGTGGCTTTGGATCTCGCAAGCTCAGACGTTGTAGAAGATAACTGGGATGAAAGTTATTTAGGCTCCCCCTTTACATTTTTATTGGATGACATTGATGGAGAAAAGCTTATTGTTCCCAACACAAATAATCGCAACGTTTTAGCGGTTCAATTAGATCTTTCTATACCGACTGTCCTTTCTGACAACAATGATACAAATCTTGGGGTTGGGCTTGAGATTATTCGCGGAATAGCTTTGGACCGTACATATGGTCGTTATCTACTTGCCAGTCCAACCAATCAAGTTGTATACGCTG
It contains:
- a CDS encoding MotA/TolQ/ExbB proton channel family protein — its product is MELVTFFQSGGAFMYPILVVMALGLAIALDRLLYLSRTAKTTTKIWKQINPMLKANDFGRAQQSVADSKNPLARVLSYGFARFKPNVKREQIESAMEEGVMEVMPELEERTHYLATLANVATLLGLLGTIIGLIQAFTAVAAADPAEKADLLSASISVAMNTTAFGLIVAIPLLLLHSYLATRTSKLIDTIEMAAVKCSNLMVDE
- a CDS encoding biopolymer transporter ExbD is translated as MKFPRRKHLQEAVELNITAFMNLMVILVPFLLITAVFSRMTVLELNLPALDEAQENAQEELKLALQLVVRESSFDIQDANLGLIRRIERNPAAEDWKTFSQVLIEIKSRFPEEQNITLLLEPGVSYKTMIEVMDHVRSADVVQLASLETVELFPEISIGDAPALTIVESEQPSATEAQP
- a CDS encoding biopolymer transporter ExbD — translated: MKMSRRARRMERHHQKAKTPALNLVSLMDIFTILVFFLLVSSSNTQQLPSSKDLRLPTSSSQTVPDETLVIAVTQEDVLVKGISVAKVAEVLAGSNEVIPGLKEELDFLAAGSNSNPAGEGQGRRVTIMGDENISYDLVRKILTTCQQANYTRIAFAAVQKAKPKA
- a CDS encoding AgmX/PglI C-terminal domain-containing protein; the encoded protein is MAAVITYKRLALDWQPADKNTQGFNRLAAAVTVVIVALAFGLSFVPVPEKERRARVEVPDRIAKFIAQREKPPVPVQPPQPKPEPKPLPKVEPKPTVERQRPSEVERKPLTETEKQAREVAEQSGLLALSSELNDLMDTTEASAQVAGNLSEDSSGADAIAGHDANVITAGVAAGGGGVDSGRYTGQVGGTQLSAREIANVRSGLFAEDDGEVTNTAGKTANTRSGNGRSEEDVTIVFDRNKGSLYSLYERERRKTPGLQGKIVLQITIAPNGEVTNVKIVSSELNNPALEARLISRIKMFKFEAHDVDPVTVTYPIEFLPS